The DNA sequence ttcaattgttcatattgaaatgaatcgagattgataaggagttagtcaatgatgttcgagcatgtactttttttgagtgtttatttattttctatcggtctctatggattgatcacaagtcgaaacatggttagagcacttatgtgtcttgagcttatactaaattcggttaatattaatcttgtaacattttctgatatatttgatagtcgccaattaaaaggaaacattttctcaatctttattatagctgttgcagctgctgaagcagctattggtctagctattgtttcgtcgattcatcgaaacagaaaatcaactcgtatcaatcaatcgaatttgttgaataattagtgataattatcatgatcatatattgaataatcagttataatgatcatataaatcaagacaccacacaacatgataaagcataagaaaatataaatgaaattggaatatttttctatttctattctttcactttcatattccattaatgaaaaataattatattcttaatttaattggtattataatttttttatttcgttttttatttgtttattttatttaattttaatgtatttaaattttaatgtttttaatgtatttttaatgtattatataataatataaatgtattatataataatatactgcataatattataaatattataataaaataataaaaataatattattaaataataatatgttaatcatattacgaaaataaattaaattactaatttagttttatttttatatattcatatttcatattgaaaatatgaatattgaaatattgatttgaatgattgatcaatttgttttgtcggccaatttttatttacacatgtgactcgtatgatcatgatttttgaaacggaaatcaaagtctcttggctttttctcatgaacagatttagaaatatattgattcttaaaattttaataaaccacTGCTTCGTCTGGTGTCTataatataaatactaattttctaccagattgaaaatttttgatgttaaaatctggaatttatagatccaatgtcacattcagtaaaaatttatgatacatgtatAGGGTGTACTCAATGTGTACGAGCCTGCCCCACAGACGTATTGGAAATGATACCTTGGGACGGATGTAAAGCTAAGCAAATTGCTTCCGCACCAAGAACCGAGGACTGTGTGGGTTGTAAGAGATGTGAATCCGCCTGCCCCACGGATTTTTTGAGTGTCcgtgtttatttatcatatgaaacaactcgcaGCATGGGTCTAGGTTATTGATACGTTACAAAAAAATCCACTTGAATCAATTGATTCCTCTTTACCGACAAAAGCCCGTActcgagaaaatatattattctattccgagcacgggtttttctggtcaaacgtatcttgtctttatcacgagttattttccttggttaacaatacttgttgttttgccgatatccgtcggttcttccattttctttcttcctcataaaggaaataagatgtttaggtGGTATGCTATATGTATATGCTCGTTGGAACTCCTTCTAACAACCTATGTTTTCTGTTATCATTTCCAATTGGACGATCCATTAACCCAATTGGAGGAAGATTTAAAATGGATAGATGTTTTTGATTTTCACTGGAGACTGGGAATCGATGGGCTTTCCATAGGACCTATTTTACTGACAGGATTTATCACCACTTTAGCTACCTTAGCGGCTTGGCCAGTTACTCGAAATTCGCGATTGTTCTATTTTCTCATGTTAGCAATGTACAGCGGTCAAATAGGATTATTTTCTTCTAGAGACCTTTTACTTTTTTTCATGCTGTGGGAGTTAGAATTAATTCCTGTTTATTTACTTTTATCCATGTGGGGGGGAAAGAAACGTCTCTACTCGGCCACAAAGTTTATTTTGTACACTGCGGGGGGCTCCATTTTTCTCTTAATAGGAGTTCTAGGTATGGGTTTATATGGCCCTAATGAACCCACAttagatttttcaaaattaactaatcaatcatatcctgtggcattggaaataatattatattttggatTCCTTATTGCTTATGCTGTCAAATCGCCGATTATACCCCTACATACGTGGTTACCAGATACCCATGGAGAAGCACATTACAGTACATGTATGCTTCTAGCTGGAATCTTATTAAAAATGGgcgcatatggacttattcggatcaaTATGGAATTATTACCCCACGCTCATTCTATATTTTCTCCCTGGTTGGTAATAGTGGGAACGATTCAAATAATCTATGCAGCTTCAACCTCTCTCGGTCAAcggaatttaaaaaaaagaatagcctattcctctgtatctcacatgggtttcacaattataggaattggttctataaccggaatgggactcaacggtgccattttacaaatactctctcatggatttattggtGCTGCGCTTTTTTTCTTGGCAGGAACGAGTTGTGATAGAATACGTCTTGTTTATCTCGACGAAATGGGGGGGGTATCGATCCCAATGCCAAAACTATTTACCATGTTCAGTAGTTTTTCGATGGCTTCTCTTGCATTGCCAGGAATGAGTGGTTTTGTTGCGGAATTATTAGTATTTTTTGGAATAATTACTAGTCCAAAATACCTTTTAATGCCAAAAATGCTAATTACTTTTGTAATGGCAATTGGAATGATATTAActcctatttatttattatctatgttacgtcagatgttctatggatacaagctaTTCAATGTTCCAAACTCTAATTTTGCGGATTCTGGACCACGAGAACTATTTGTTTCAATCTGTATCTTTCTACCCGTAATAGGTATTGGTATTTATCCGGATTTCGTTCTCTCGCTATCAGTTGACAGGGTGCAAGCTATCCTATCTAATTACTTTCATCGATAGTCTTTCATTAATAATacggaaatataatttttgtctttgattttaagatttttaaaatcgttcgctgtacaatgcaaaagaataaagtgaattagaattgtaatgagatgcattttgagtttttgagaaccgttttgaataaggaatgattcaaacggttctcaaaaactcgcacaaacaagaagctttttatatatatatgggatgatgttcttatgtattctttatgtagtttattcaattatttatctgtgtagtttattcaagtagatgttaatgtgaatgaaccataactatgtagacctattcctaatagattgattccaaaataacatacccaaattataagaaatcctatagaagccacaagtgccgaattcatactttgcaaactttgatttgttctacttctaatatgtattctagttctagtatgtaaataaatcgcgaatatggtccaagtaataaaagcccaagtttctttggggtcccAATTCCAATAAGATCCCCATGCCTCATTAGCCCATACTGCTCCACAAAGAATGCCTATGGTTAAAAAGGTAAATCCTAAACTAATGACACGATAACTCCAATAATCCAAACGTTGagtcaattgatatttataataatttcgaaatgaaagaaaagaagtgtttttaaaaacacttcttttttcattcaaatattgaATCTCACCAAAGAAAAATGGTTTAATTAAGAAATTATTACCTTTACAAAAAATATCGATGTTTTTTCGAAATGTAATGACTAGAAGAGCGACTGATAATAGTGATCCGCATAAAAGAGCTGCATAGCTTAATAACATCATACTTACGTGCATCATTAACCACTGAGATTGTAGAGCAGGTACTAATATTGCGGATTGATGCATTTCAGTTAAAAAACCCGACGTGGCAAAGCCTTGTGTAAAAATGGTACTTGGTGCGGTTATTGTgcttaaatcatttttatggttccccATCTTGGAAATCATATGAATAATGGAGAAACTGCACGAAAGGAAGATTAATGACTCGTATAAATTACTTAACGGAAAATGTCCTGAAGAAATCCAACGAGAAACTAATAATCCTGTTATAGAGAAAAAAGTGGCTATCATCCCTTTTTCCAATGAATCACGCAATCCTACGATTTCGCGGACTAATAAGATCATTAAATGAATCGTAATCACAATTGAaattatcgaaaaagagatatgagttaatatatgttctaaagttgtaaatatcATAAAAAGGGGTCCCATTAGAGAATTTAAATCGAGAATTGAATACATTATAGGATCCATTGTGTCTCTTTTAGAGGATTTATTTTCTAGGATTTCAAGGATGCCGCCACTCGGACTCGAACCGAGATGCTCTAGCACTGCTTCCTAAGAGCAGCGTGTCTACCAATTTCACCATGGCGGCTTACTTGAAATAATAATAGTCAATTCATGTTGAATCGTCGAGAATCAAGGATTCAATATAGTTTAGTAAACATTAGAatcgataaatcaaaattcatttaaattcctatttgaatctctattcaaaaaaagaatctttagttgggatcattgtaagtttagttttaataataaagtaagtttagttttagtaagtttagttttaataataaactttcgcgtactagaaactaagttcttccaaaacagttagaactcaatagttttgttgtctgtcgaggtatagaactaagaattgttcattttctattttttgattcgttttttatttatccgatttgatttcatagattcaaacaaaatgaaaaaaaaaatattttttttttcaatgaagaagattaaataaccaggatttcatatgtataacaatttcatcactaaatcaaaagaatttgaaattttctaacgatttcgacaccttagtatcattccttagtatcattagagtattaatactcttcatattatatataatggtctcttcattatatatataatgcataatggtaagatttaccaaactaattaggtttttgttaggcatataagaa is a window from the Musa acuminata AAA Group cultivar baxijiao unplaced genomic scaffold, Cavendish_Baxijiao_AAA HiC_scaffold_773, whole genome shotgun sequence genome containing:
- the LOC135663940 gene encoding NAD(P)H-quinone oxidoreductase chain 4, chloroplastic, whose amino-acid sequence is MFRWYAICICSLELLLTTYVFCYHFQLDDPLTQLEEDLKWIDVFDFHWRLGIDGLSIGPILLTGFITTLATLAAWPVTRNSRLFYFLMLAMYSGQIGLFSSRDLLLFFMLWELELIPVYLLLSMWGGKKRLYSATKFILYTAGGSIFLLIGVLGMGLYGPNEPTLDFSKLTNQSYPVALEIILYFGFLIAYAVKSPIIPLHTWLPDTHGEAHYSTCMLLAGILLKMGAYGLIRINMELLPHAHSIFSPWLVIVGTIQIIYAASTSLGQRNLKKRIAYSSVSHMGFTIIGIGSITGMGLNGAILQILSHGFIGAALFFLAGTSCDRIRLVYLDEMGGVSIPMPKLFTMFSSFSMASLALPGMSGFVAELLVFFGIITSPKYLLMPKMLITFVMAIGMILTPIYLLSMLRQMFYGYKLFNVPNSNFADSGPRELFVSICIFLPVIGIGIYPDFVLSLSVDRVQAILSNYFHR